One stretch of Nicotiana tabacum cultivar K326 chromosome 18, ASM71507v2, whole genome shotgun sequence DNA includes these proteins:
- the LOC107766343 gene encoding UDP-glycosyltransferase 92A1, giving the protein MEKNKGTILFFPFMAQGHIIPFLTLAFKLEQKKYNIIFVNTPLNIKKLKSSLPLNSSISLLEIPFNSSQHGLPPNTENTDSLPYNLTLHFTTISSCLEPSFRNLVSNLIEKPLCIISDFFFGWSANIAHEFGIFHLIFSGASGFGLACYYSMWLNLPHKKTRNFEFTMPDFQEAGNLEISQLSPSLLAADSNDPYTNFNWKNLTNWMNSDGIILNTVEELDKLGLTYFRRKLKLPVWAIGPIPWPVSSKSRAGKETRDETEKCIKFLDEKEPKSVLYISFGSQSTISASQMMELAKALDNASGVNFIWVVRPPLGFDINMEFRAEEWLSERFVQRVFDDQNRGLIVPKWAPQVEILAHNSIGAFLTHCGWNSVLESLGNGVPLLGWPIAAEQFYNSKFLEQDVGVCVEVVRGNNSQVKYENILEKIELVMGENDKGKEIRRKAIEVKEIIGDAIIDNEDFKGSSIKAMEDFLNAALSMKKMSNGGRIRQEDNMKKMSNGARINGNMLKSQ; this is encoded by the exons ATGGAGAAGAATAAAGGAACAATTCTCTTCTTCCCATTCATGGCACAAGGCCATATTATACCTTTCTTAACCTTAGCCTTCAAATTAGAACAAAAAAAGTACAACATAATTTTTGTAAACACACCACTCAATATCAAGAAACTCAAATCATCTCTACCTTTAAATTCCTCAATTTCTcttcttgaaattccattcaATAGTTCTCAACATGGCTTACCTCCAAATACTGAAAATACTGATTCACTTCCTTATAACCTTACTTTACATTTTACAACAATTTCCTCTTGTCTTGAACCTTCATTTAGAAATCTTGTTTCTAATCTTATTGAAAAACCACTTTGTATTATATCAGACTTTTTTTTTGGTTGGTCAGCAAATATAGCACATGAATTTGGAATATTTCATCTTATTTTTAGTGGGGCTAGTGGTTTTGGTTTGGCATGTTATTATTCTATGTGGCTAAATTTGCCACATAAAAAAACAAGAAATTTTGAGTTTACTATGCCTGATTTTCAAGAAGCTGGAAATCTTGAAATTAGTCAATTGAGTCCAAGTTTATTAGCAGCTGATTCAAATGATCCATATACAAATTTCAACTGGAAAAATCTTACAAATTGGATGAACTCTGATGGGATTATTCTCAATACAGTTGAAGAATTAGACAAGCTTGGGTTAACATATTTTCGTCGAAAATTAAAACTACCAGTTTGGGCCATTGGACCAATACCTTGGCCAGTAAGTAGTAAATCAAGAGCTGGTAAAGAAACAAGGGATGAAACAGAGAAATGCATCAAATTTcttgatgaaaaagaaccaaagTCAGTACTTTACATTTCTTTTGGCTCACAAAGTACAATTTCAGCATCACAAATGATGGAATTAGCAAAAGCATTGGATAATGCTAGTGGAGTAAATTTTATATGGGTTGTTAGACCCCCTTTGGGTTTTGACATTAATATGGAGTTTAGAGCTGAGGAATGGTTGTCTGAGAGGTTTGTTCAACGCGTTTTCGACGATCAAAATCGAGGACTCATAGTACCAAAATGGGCTCCTCAG GTTGAAATCTTGGCTCACAATTCGATTGGAGCGTTCTTGACACATTGTGGATGGAATTCAGTGTTAGAATCACTTGGAAATGGAGTGCCACTACTTGGTTGGCCTATAGCAGCAGAGCAATTCTACAACTCAAAATTCTTGGAACAAGATGTTGGTGTTTGTGTTGAGGTGGTTAGAGGGAATAATTCTCAAGTTAAGTATGAGAATATATTGGAAAAGATTGAGTTGGTTATGGGGGAAAATGATAAAGGGAAAGAAATTAGAAGGAAAGCTATTGAAGTTAAAGAAATAATAGGAGATGCTATTATAGATAATGAGGATTTTAAAGGATCTTCTATTAAAGCAATGGAAGATTTTCTAAATGCAGCTTTGTCTATGAAGAAAATGTCTAATGGTGGGAGGATAAGACAAGAAGACAATATGAAGAAGATGTCAAATGGTGCAAGGATTAATGGAAATATGTTGAAAAGCCAATAA